The following DNA comes from cyanobiont of Ornithocercus magnificus.
AGCGCTTCAAAGACATATTGTGGCAGGTAGATCGTGTTATACATACAGCTACTGCTTGGGGAGATCCTGAAAGAGCTGAGCAAGTTAACGTGGTAGCTGTTGAAAAACTGTTTGCCCAGCTGGACAAGAATCGCATCGAGCAGATTATCTATTTTTCCACTGCTAGCATTTTAGACAAAGATCTGCGTTTACTTCCTAAAGCACTGACTTATGGGACTGAGTATATCAAGACTAAAGCATACTGTCTTCAGCAGCTCGAGAGTCATTCACTAGCACCTTCTATAGTAGCAGTCTTTCCAACCTTAGTCTTTGGTGGCCGTGTCGATGGGCGTGGCAATTTCCCTAGTAGCTATCTTACAGCTGGTCTAGAGAAAGCAAGTCGCTGGTTGTGGCTAGCTCGCTTTCTTCGCGCTGACGCTAGCTTCCACTTTATCCATGCTGCTGACATTGCTGACATCTGTGGCCGACTTGCTACCTCTGCTCATAAGTTCAACTGTGAGCAAGGAAGAGGAACTCTACAACGTATTGTCATGGGACAAGCAGCTGTTAGTGTTGATGAGGCAGTAAACATACTTTGCCGCTGGCGTGGCGTACGTCGCCTGCCAGGGCTACCACTCAGAGGCTGGCTGATTGAGGTACTGATCCGTATTTTACCAATCCAGATTAATGACTGGGACCGCTTCACCATTCGCCAACGGCATTTCACCTATTATCCAGTTACTACACCCGAGTCTCTTGGTGGTCATAGCCATGCCGCTACACTTGAATCTGCACTAGAGCATGCAGGACTTCTTAGTGGTTGACCAACTTGTCGGGACCACCTCGGATAAGTCAAAAATGACGGCTTGGCAGCGTTAGAATTGTCCAAATATCGAGATTGCTCCATGCGCAAAATTCTGCACTCTGTTCTGCCCGCCTGCTGTATCTTTGCTCTGGTTTTTGGCTTTAACCTTTCCTATGCTAATGCCGCTACTGTAGAGGTCAAGCTAGGAACTGATGCGGGCATGCTTGCGTTTGAGCCGAGTACTATCACCATCAAGGCCGGTGACACAGTGAAATTCGTTAACAATAAGCTTGCTCCCCATAACGCTGTCTTTGAGGGTCATGATGAGCTCAGTCACAGTGATTTAGCCTTTACTCCAGGCGAGTCTTGGGAGCAAACCTTCACTGCTGCTGGCACATATGACTACTACTGTGAGCCGCACCGAGGTGCTGGCATGGTAGGTAAAGTCATTGTCGAGTAGAGCGAGTCTGGATCGCCCCTATCTCGTGAAGTGAGTTGGGGGCACCTAAAAAGTTTAGGATAAGATTATTAAGACATCAATAGTGAAACCCAGTTCAAGTTATCAGCATGTATTGATCTTGACTGTTTAGCCAGAACTGCTGCGTACTCAACTCTGAACTGTATCCTAAGCTTTAGGCTAGGGCAAGCAGTTTACTAAAAGCTACGCAGCAGGAGATCAAAGTTCCTACTGATTTAGACTTTAAAGGCCATAGGGCTATCTAGTCACTAGTGATAATTTGCTGACGCGTTGCCTCGAGCGCAGATAGATACAGCCCCTCATCAATCTCGCGAATATCGTACTCGCTGGGCAGCATACCGTGACGCTGCTCATGAACAGCCATCCAGACACTACGTTCAATCTCAGCACCACTAGGACCAGAGAGCTCGAGCGCACGACCTACTAGTTTCTCAAGATCTGCCGCATTCGGTCTAGCGGTGCCATTGTGCTCAACTGTCATTCTTGCTTAGCTTATCGATAGAACTTTAAACATTCAAAAGTGGGTTTCCAAAACCTGAGAGCGAGTAGACGTACAACCGGCTCTTCTACCTAAGTTATCTGAGATAAGGCACATAGTTTTTTTGGAAGAGCAAGTTCAAGGACATCATGCAACCGACGGCGGAACAATTTACCGAGAAGGCCTGGGCTGCAGTCGTTAATGCCCAAAAAATGGCCCAAAAACGGCATCACCAAAACCTAGAGGTAGAACATCTACTAGCAGCGCTGCTGGAACAAGAAGATTTGGCTAACCGCATACTAGAGAAGGCTGGAGCCAATCTATTGCTATTGCGGCAAGCTGTTGAACAGCGCTTAGCTCTACAGCCTGTTCTTCGGGTCAGTACTAGATCAGTCTACCTGGGAAAGAGTTTTAGTAAGCTTCTGGATCAGGCGGATAGGGATAGACAGTCCCTTGATGACAGTTTTGTCGCAGTCGAGCACTTACTACTCGCGCTAAGCCAAGATAGCCAATACGGTCGAACTCTTCTGAATCAAGTGGGCACAGATTCTGTCAGGCTTGATAAAGCGGTTAAAATTGTGCGAGGTCATCAGAAGGTGACAGACCAGAATCCTGAGGGAACTTATGAGTCGCTGGAAAAGTATGGGCGGGATCTGACTATCGCTGCACGTGAAGGCAAACTTGACCCCGTGGTCGGTAGAGATGAGGAAATCCGGCGTACCATTCAGATCCTTAGCAGACGCACAAAAAACAACCCGGTGTTGATAGGAGAACCTGGCGTTGGAAAGACCGCGATTGTCGAAGGCTTAGCACAGCGAATTATCAATGGGGATGTGCCAGCAGCGCTACAGAGTCGGCAGCTTATTGCTTTAGATATGGGAGCACTGATTGCAGGAGCCAAGTACCGTGGTGAGTTTGAGGAGCGCCTCAAAGCTGTCCTCAAGGAGGTAACTGCCTCTGAGAGTGGAATCGTGTTGTTTATTGATGAGATCCATACAGTTGTTGGAGCAGGTGCTACAGGTGGAGCAATGGACGCAAGTAATTTGCTTAAGCCTATGCTGGCTCGTGGTGAGTTGCGTTGCATAGGAGCTACTACACTTAACGAACATCGTCAACATATTGAGAAAGACCCTGCCCTCGAACGTCGCTTCCAGCAAGTATTAATTGACCAGCCTTCAGTAGAGGACACAGTCTCTATATTACGCGGTCTTAAGGAACGCTATGAGGTACATCATGGCGTCCGTATTGCTGATAGTGCACTCATAGCAGCAGCAGCACTTAGCAGCCGCTACATTTCCGATCGCTTCTTGCCAGATAAGGCAATCGATTTGGTTGATGAGTCAGCCGCAAGGCTGAAAATGGAGATCACTTCCAAACCTGAGGAGATTGATGAGATTGATCGCAAAATTTTGCAGCTAGAGATGGAGAAACTATCTTTAGCTCGGGAATCAGATAGTGCCAGCCGTGAGCGTCTTGAGCGTCTTGAATGTGAGCTTACAGAACTCACTGAACAACAAAATATTCTTAATGTGCAGTGGCAGAACGAGAAAGGAACTATTGACGCCCTATCTTCTTTAAAGGAAGAGATCGAGCAAGTTCAACTACAGGTTGAGCAAGCAAAGCGAAGTTACGATCTCAATAGAGCTGCTGAACTTGAGTATGGAACCCTAGCAACTTTGCAGTGCCAGCTAAAGAAGAAAGAAAAGGAACTACTAGATCAGCAAGACGCAGAGAAGTCTTTTCTACGCGAGGAAGTTACTGAAAACGATATAGCCGAGGTAATTGCTCGCTGGACAGGTATCCCTATTGCTAGGCTTGTGCAGTCAGAGATAGACAAACTCCTCAGTCTCGAGAAGGAACTGCATCAACACATAATTGGTCAGGATCAAGCTGTTACTGCGGTAGCAGATGCAATACAGCGCTCACGAGCTGGGCTCAGTGATCCTGATCGTCCTATCGCCAGCTTCCTATTCCTTGGTCCAACTGGTGTTGGTAAGACAGAGTTATCAAAAGCGCTTGCTACTAAGTTGTTCGACAGCAAGGATGCGATGGTGCGGATTGACATGTCAGAATACATGGAGAAACATAGCGTTAGTCGTCTGATTGGAGCACCTCCAGGTTATGTTGGCTATGAGAGCGGTGGACAACTTACCGAAGCTGTAAGACGTCGCCCTTATACAGTTATCCTCTTTGATGAGGTTGAAAAAGCCCATGGCGATATATTTAACATTATGCTCCAAATTCTTGACGACGGCCGCATAACTGATGGGCAAGGAAGAACCGTAGATTTTCTAAACACTGTACTTATCCTTACAAGCAACATAGGTAGTCAGTCGATCCTGGATCTTGCTGGGGATGACAACCAATATGAAGAGATGGAGAGGCGAGTTAATGAAGTTTTGCGTACTTATTTCCGGCCTGAGTTCCTCAATCGTCTTGATGAGACAATTATATTCCGCAGCTTGTGCCGCCAAGAACTGCGCCAAATTGTCGAGCTCCAGGTACAGCATCTAGCTGGACGACTCCAGAAGCTTAAGGTTACTCTTACACTTAGTGCAGATGCCTTAGATTGGCTTGCCAAAACCGGCTACGATCCAGCTTATGGAGCACGTCCCTTGAAGCGGGCAATTAGGCGTGAACTGGAAACCCCAATTGCCAAAGCAATTTTGGCAGGTCGCTATGGTGAAGGTAGCATGGCCCAGGTAGATGTGTGCAATGAACAACTCAGCTTCACCTGAGAAGCACATAGAACAAGCAAATCTTGAGTAACATAGGACTATATAAACACCTTGCAAGTTACCTGTCCGATCCTGACGTGGAGAACATAAATAATGTTACAGGACAATATCTAAGAATCTAAGATGATTCTGCCATAGCTAAAGTTGATAGGTATCTAAGACAGTACGGCAGCTCCAGCAACTGAAAGACCGAAGCCAGTGATTATCCCTGCTAGCAGAGAAAGCTGGGGTTGAAAGCGCCGTACTAATAAAAAGCCTCCAATGATAATGACTAGCTCACTGAGCGCGAGTCCACAAAGGTAGCCTGCTAAAGGTATTATCTTAGCTCCTACCATTGTTCCAGCCAATATGTAGCCGTGGACTGTAATCAAGGGCAACACCCAGACTGGGGGAAAATTTCTTAGGGCTACCACAGCCAGAGCAATTAAGCTGAGACCAACCCAAGCTTCTTGCATTAATAGTGGCGGCGAAATCAATCCAGCAAGAGACCCTGCAATAGTACAACCAATTAGAGGCACTACCCATCTATGAATGCTGGCTAGTCCCGTCAAACCTATTGACATCAAGAAAATAAGGTGGTCGACTCCAAAGATTGGATGAGTTAAACCACTAATTATACCTTGCCAAATGTTATAGTCTTTAGGGCTGAGGTCTCCTATAGGGTGGTGAGCTTCTACAGGCAGTGCCAGCACAATAAAGCTAAGAGAGCTTATTAGAATTGCCAAAGCACTTAGCTGTAATCGAGGCAACCTGAAAGAGCTATCAGTCATCTAGAGATATCCCTGTTGAGATATTGTAACAGTTGCCTTAACAGGTTCACTTCAGATACCCTACAAATATTCTTTCTTAAAAAAGATTTTGCAAAGTGCGAAGGCAGGTCTCCAAAGATTTTGAGGATCTGTGCTACATATCCGTGCCTAGCCGGCGAGGAACCAAGAGGGTACTTCTTGGAAATAAGCTGTGTTAACAGCATTTTCTCGTGCACTAACGCACCAACAGCAACTGCGCCCACCTTCACGCTCAAGCAATAGCTCATTGATCCATTCCCATACTAACCTAGCTGTGCTCTCCATACCAACATTCACCATTACCCGCAGGTCGATGGCACCAAGCTTATGGAGATGGTGCCATTCTGGTAGCAATGGATCATCAGCATTTACAAGAAAAGTGTGATCGAATTGTTGCCTCAGCTGTTCCTCAAAGGGTCGCAAACTGGAGAAATCGACGATGAATCCGCAGTCGTCAAGCTCTAATGCAGCAAACCAGATAGTAAAGCTGCGGCTGTAGCCATGTACATAGCGACAGTGTCCAAGATGGCGCCACTGGCGGTGGCAGCAGGGATATCCATCAAATTGTTTGCTGCAGGTGTAGGGAGTTGGAGCTCCCTGAATGAGGTGTGAAGCCGTCAAAATCCGTGGGGCTTGGTTAACACTGCAAGAGAATTAGGTTACTCAGTGAGATGCCAGCAAAGACCAATGCGAACTTTCGACCTCGCTTTCATCGACACCCTCCATTTTAATGAAGTTGGGCTGATCCCAGCTATAGCCCAAGATTGGATAGACGGAGCTATACTAATGGTGGCCTGGATGAATCGCACTGCACTCAAGTGTACTTTGGATAGTGGTGAGGTGCATTATTGGAGCCGGTCTCGTAGTAGCCTATGGCGCAAGGGAGAGACGAGTGGTCACACTCAAATCTTGCACAGCATCCGCCATGATTGTGACGCTGATGTACTGTTGCTCAGCGTGGAACAAACTGGCGATATTGCCTGTCACACTGGAAGACGCAGCTGTTTCTTTCAGAAATGTGGGGATGACAATGAAAAAAAGTTTACTGCAGCTCTACTACCACCTGCTGACGCTTGCACTGAGCTGCACCGGCTGATAGAGAAGCGCAAGTGCCACCCTAAAAACGGAAGCTACACTAACAGGCTGTTTGACAACGGTGAAAACCACATACTCAAGAAGATCGGAGAAGAAAGTGCTGAGTTTGTAATGGCTTGCAAAGATAACGACATGTCGGCTATTGCTAACGAGGCTGCGGACCTGGTCTTTCACCTTCAGGTAGCTTTAGTCCATTATGATGTCAGCTGGCGAGATGTACAGTCTGTTCTTGTCTCACGCCGGGGAAAGAGCACTAAGCCCTCTTGATAATTATAACTGTGGAGCCAGGCCAATGGTTTACCAAAATTACCACAATGGTTTCGAAGCCATCTCAGCGTGCGGCGATCACGGTTACTGAGCCGCAGAAAGGAAGTAGTTCCCTGTCGAAAATGCATAACGTCCTCCTCAATTTCGCTATGTCCCCATAGCCCAAAGGCATGACCCAGCTCATGCAGTGCTGTACCCTGCAACACTGTAGTTTGCAAGGCAGGGGAGACAAGAACTTCTACCTGTGGCTCAAGATAAGACTCACCACTGCGAGCAGCAATAGCAATCTGCAACAGGCTACGACCATTGCTGGCTCTCCATCCTTGCTTGATCTCGCGCAGTAATGGCCGCTTGTGCCGGACTTGGATATGGGCTCGCTCTGGCTTGCTTACCTGAGTGAGGGGAATAGCCCTTGACCATGTCTCAAGAGCTGCCCTAACAGCACCAGCCCACTTATCGTTACCCACCTCATTTACTATGATAGGCTCAATCCAGACACACCACGTAGACAGCGAAGGGTAGCCATAGGTACTATCAGCAAGATGGTTTGCGTAGTCAGTTGCTATAGCAGAAGATGACTCAGGAGTATTTAGATATTCCTCTAATACATGAATAGCGGAAGCAGGTGGGCAAAGCTCACTAAGCATGGATCTAAGCAGTAAGCGGAACAATGCTCCGCATGCCATTAATGCAGGAAGCAGTGGGATCTTAAGGGTTAAACCCACCAACCCCTTGTCTCATAGTCTAGTTAAGGTGAATGGTGAATTCCTCGTTTACTTGAAACAGCTAACCCATGTTATATGAGGAAAGATCCAGATAGATATTCAGGTAAACGGCTGGACTGTTGCCGATGCTGGCAAAGAATGAAGCAATCCTTGAAACATTGCAAGAAACGAAATTCCTAACTCTTCCTTACAAGCCAGACCTACAAACGCATTCGCCCTAAGTTCAGCCCAGATGAATTTGATCGATGGCGAGTTCACTGAGTGCCTTTCTCGGTGAGATCGGCCGACACCAGCTACTCACGCCTGAGCAGGAACTCACTATGGGTCGTAAGGTTCAAGCCATGATGGCCCTTACAGACCGCTGCATGACAGCAGGTGGCTCCGGACCAGCATGTGTCTACTCTGACGAGGAGCGGCGTATCATCAAACGCGGTGAAAGGGCGAAAAATCAGATGATCACCGCTAACCTGAGATTGGTAGTTAACTTAGCGAAACGCTACCAGGGCAAAGGTCTTGAACTGCTGGACTTAATTCAGGAGGGCTCCCTTGGTCTAACTCGGGCAGTAGAAAAATATGATCCAACACGTGGACACCGTTTCTCCACATACGCCTACTGGTGGATTCGTCAGGGACTAAATCGTGCTCTATCAACACAAAGCAGGACAATCCGAATTCCCGTCAACGTAAATGAGAAGCTCACCAAGCTAAGAGCCGCTAAGGCGCGCTTGCTGCAACACTATGGTTTTAGCCCAACCACAGAACAACTAGCTAAAGCGATGGAAATTTCTGTCGCGGAAGTTGAGGACCTCTTAGCCTGTGAACTGCGTAGTGTGACTGTCAGCCTTCAGGGTGCAGTCAAAGCTAAGTCCGACCCTTCGGAACTGGTAGATGTACTCCCTAGCAACGAGATACCGCCAATGGAGAGAGCTGAGATTGCCGAGCGAAATTCTTCTGTCTGGACTCTGTTGGATCGGGCTAATCTCACGACTAAGGAACGTATGGTTGTGACATTGCGTTTTGGTCTCGACGGGTCTAACGAGTGGCGCACCCTGGCCGAGGTAGCTCGATACATGACTTGTAGTCGTGAATACTGTCGCCAGGTTGTTCAACGCGCCCTGCGTAAACTGCGCAAAGCAGGAATCCAAAGTGGGTTAGTTGATGTCAGCTACTGACCAAATAATTTCTCCAAACTCTGGTGCAAACTGCATTAAGATTTACCGTTCAAGTTACATAGGTGTCTGGACCACAGTTATTTAGGAAAAAACTGTTAAATTAGCCGGAGACTGGACCGTGGCACTAGAAGTGCAGTTAGGCAGTGCAGTTAGGCAAGTCTGTGATTCAACCTGAATATGCCTTCAGCTTACATAACGCCATGAATCAGGATAACCCAGCAGCCAGCCAGGCCTAACTGTTTCCGTCTAAAGCAGTTAGGCCTGGCTGGCTGCTGGGTTATCCCAAAGTTTGGTATAGAGTGGCAACTTATGGCGCCTAGACAAAGGTGGGCAACCAAAAGTCAACATGCTCACACGGTACCATCTCAGATTCCTTCACCTTCTCACTCTAACTGACACCCGCCGTGAAACGACCACGCTTGAGACGCGCCGGCGGTTTTCTCGCCTTCGTCGACGATTCAGAGAGAGTAGTAGTACGCATGCTCACCGTGGTGACCGGGATCGTCATCATTACCTCCCTTATACAGCTCACATTCAACGTCTTGGGAAAGCTGATATTGGCCCAAGAGACCAGTTGGCTTGGCGACGATCTGATTAAGGTACTTGGCGATTTGCTCACCGTTCTAATTGCTCTCGAGGTACTTGAGAATGTCACTAGCTACTTACGACACAATGTCATTCAAATGGAGCTTGTGCTAGCTACAGCACTAACAGCAGTCGCCCGCAAGGTTATTGTCTTACCCAGCGGCTCTGAGAACAAACCACAATTGCTGATTGGCCTCGGTGTAGCAACTGCGGCTCTTGCCGCCTCCTATTGGATGATTAGACGTGCTGGTAGTCATACTTCGGAAGAAGGGCAACATATGTCTGATCTGTCTAAAAGTCATCACGGATTCATTTCGCCTGATGACATCAATACCAGTAAACTACCAAGGTCAGCTGACAGTCATCACCAAGATTAATTACATCTGGGCAGTGGCTTCCCTAGCCTCTCTAAATTTAAAAACCCTACGCTGCCAGCTGATAGCAAAAGTCATCCTCGCAGATGGAAAAATGTATTAATAATACATAGGCTTTGCTTAGTCGATTATAATAGCACATGCGCTTGCAGAAACGCTATACCTGAATAATAATACACTGTCTGTACAGTTGATAACTACGGAGTTAATATCATCTTGATATCATAGCACGGTTTTCACTGCTAGTAGTATGAGAAAAGACGGATTTGGTAAAAGTTGTCTTAGCCTATCTGAGCAAGAATTACACCAATGCTATCAAGTGATAGTGGCGAGGGTATGACACAAGCTAAACTCACACTAATTGTGAGGATGAAAAGGAACAGCACCTGGACTTGTGCAGTACCCTCGACTGGTCTAGACCCATGGACTCTGAATCGCTTCATATGCATTTTGCACTAATAAAATTATGCCTTGTACCAAAGCTCTTAACCTTCATATCTAGACAC
Coding sequences within:
- a CDS encoding plastocyanin, coding for MRKILHSVLPACCIFALVFGFNLSYANAATVEVKLGTDAGMLAFEPSTITIKAGDTVKFVNNKLAPHNAVFEGHDELSHSDLAFTPGESWEQTFTAAGTYDYYCEPHRGAGMVGKVIVE
- a CDS encoding peptidase, which codes for MLSELCPPASAIHVLEEYLNTPESSSAIATDYANHLADSTYGYPSLSTWCVWIEPIIVNEVGNDKWAGAVRAALETWSRAIPLTQVSKPERAHIQVRHKRPLLREIKQGWRASNGRSLLQIAIAARSGESYLEPQVEVLVSPALQTTVLQGTALHELGHAFGLWGHSEIEEDVMHFRQGTTSFLRLSNRDRRTLRWLRNHCGNFGKPLAWLHSYNYQEGLVLFPRRETRTDCTSRQLTS
- a CDS encoding NAD(P)-dependent oxidoreductase: MPTKILITGASGCVGQYICRWFIDHSDVELLLWLRDPKKLSAVSANHPRIQLLIGDLRDSERFKDILWQVDRVIHTATAWGDPERAEQVNVVAVEKLFAQLDKNRIEQIIYFSTASILDKDLRLLPKALTYGTEYIKTKAYCLQQLESHSLAPSIVAVFPTLVFGGRVDGRGNFPSSYLTAGLEKASRWLWLARFLRADASFHFIHAADIADICGRLATSAHKFNCEQGRGTLQRIVMGQAAVSVDEAVNILCRWRGVRRLPGLPLRGWLIEVLIRILPIQINDWDRFTIRQRHFTYYPVTTPESLGGHSHAATLESALEHAGLLSG
- a CDS encoding hydantoin utilization protein, which codes for MTDSSFRLPRLQLSALAILISSLSFIVLALPVEAHHPIGDLSPKDYNIWQGIISGLTHPIFGVDHLIFLMSIGLTGLASIHRWVVPLIGCTIAGSLAGLISPPLLMQEAWVGLSLIALAVVALRNFPPVWVLPLITVHGYILAGTMVGAKIIPLAGYLCGLALSELVIIIGGFLLVRRFQPQLSLLAGIITGFGLSVAGAAVLS
- a CDS encoding bifunctional phosphoribosyl-AMP cyclohydrolase/phosphoribosyl-ATP diphosphatase HisIE; this translates as MRTFDLAFIDTLHFNEVGLIPAIAQDWIDGAILMVAWMNRTALKCTLDSGEVHYWSRSRSSLWRKGETSGHTQILHSIRHDCDADVLLLSVEQTGDIACHTGRRSCFFQKCGDDNEKKFTAALLPPADACTELHRLIEKRKCHPKNGSYTNRLFDNGENHILKKIGEESAEFVMACKDNDMSAIANEAADLVFHLQVALVHYDVSWRDVQSVLVSRRGKSTKPS
- a CDS encoding membrane protein, producing MKRPRLRRAGGFLAFVDDSERVVVRMLTVVTGIVIITSLIQLTFNVLGKLILAQETSWLGDDLIKVLGDLLTVLIALEVLENVTSYLRHNVIQMELVLATALTAVARKVIVLPSGSENKPQLLIGLGVATAALAASYWMIRRAGSHTSEEGQHMSDLSKSHHGFISPDDINTSKLPRSADSHHQD
- a CDS encoding RNA polymerase subunit sigma-70 — its product is MASSLSAFLGEIGRHQLLTPEQELTMGRKVQAMMALTDRCMTAGGSGPACVYSDEERRIIKRGERAKNQMITANLRLVVNLAKRYQGKGLELLDLIQEGSLGLTRAVEKYDPTRGHRFSTYAYWWIRQGLNRALSTQSRTIRIPVNVNEKLTKLRAAKARLLQHYGFSPTTEQLAKAMEISVAEVEDLLACELRSVTVSLQGAVKAKSDPSELVDVLPSNEIPPMERAEIAERNSSVWTLLDRANLTTKERMVVTLRFGLDGSNEWRTLAEVARYMTCSREYCRQVVQRALRKLRKAGIQSGLVDVSY
- a CDS encoding 6-carboxytetrahydropterin synthase, whose protein sequence is MTASHLIQGAPTPYTCSKQFDGYPCCHRQWRHLGHCRYVHGYSRSFTIWFAALELDDCGFIVDFSSLRPFEEQLRQQFDHTFLVNADDPLLPEWHHLHKLGAIDLRVMVNVGMESTARLVWEWINELLLEREGGRSCCWCVSARENAVNTAYFQEVPSWFLAG
- a CDS encoding ATP-dependent chaperone ClpB codes for the protein MQPTAEQFTEKAWAAVVNAQKMAQKRHHQNLEVEHLLAALLEQEDLANRILEKAGANLLLLRQAVEQRLALQPVLRVSTRSVYLGKSFSKLLDQADRDRQSLDDSFVAVEHLLLALSQDSQYGRTLLNQVGTDSVRLDKAVKIVRGHQKVTDQNPEGTYESLEKYGRDLTIAAREGKLDPVVGRDEEIRRTIQILSRRTKNNPVLIGEPGVGKTAIVEGLAQRIINGDVPAALQSRQLIALDMGALIAGAKYRGEFEERLKAVLKEVTASESGIVLFIDEIHTVVGAGATGGAMDASNLLKPMLARGELRCIGATTLNEHRQHIEKDPALERRFQQVLIDQPSVEDTVSILRGLKERYEVHHGVRIADSALIAAAALSSRYISDRFLPDKAIDLVDESAARLKMEITSKPEEIDEIDRKILQLEMEKLSLARESDSASRERLERLECELTELTEQQNILNVQWQNEKGTIDALSSLKEEIEQVQLQVEQAKRSYDLNRAAELEYGTLATLQCQLKKKEKELLDQQDAEKSFLREEVTENDIAEVIARWTGIPIARLVQSEIDKLLSLEKELHQHIIGQDQAVTAVADAIQRSRAGLSDPDRPIASFLFLGPTGVGKTELSKALATKLFDSKDAMVRIDMSEYMEKHSVSRLIGAPPGYVGYESGGQLTEAVRRRPYTVILFDEVEKAHGDIFNIMLQILDDGRITDGQGRTVDFLNTVLILTSNIGSQSILDLAGDDNQYEEMERRVNEVLRTYFRPEFLNRLDETIIFRSLCRQELRQIVELQVQHLAGRLQKLKVTLTLSADALDWLAKTGYDPAYGARPLKRAIRRELETPIAKAILAGRYGEGSMAQVDVCNEQLSFT